The Paenibacillus sp. FSL H7-0357 nucleotide sequence GACCTGCGGCTGCATCTGATCCACAATTATGGCCTGGGCACAATCGCCCTGGGCGAAACCGATCTGCGCATCGCCTTCTCCTGTATTGAAGAGGAGCAGCTTGAAGATTTGTTCGACCTGGTTTATGCGGGAATCCGCGATTTGGAAAAAGCCTGATCCCAAAACCATTGATCTCGAAATCAGCTCCGGGTACCCGGAGCTGATTTTTTTTTTGACTTTCCCTGCGACATTGGCCTATACACGTTAATCTATCCGCACATACAATACGATGTACTCAAGTACAGCAAACACATTCGAAAGGGGAATGAACATGAGCGAAGAAGTAAGAGGCGGATACGGACACCCTGGATTTACAAGCACAGGTGCAATTTTGGTTCTCTTTATCCTGCTGGTTATCATCAGCCGTTCACTCTTTATCTAACCGGGAATGACTCTCCCGGGAGGGAGCCTCGGGCTCTCTCCCGTTCCCGCGTGGTAGCATTCCCTGCTCTGCTAATCACAAGTGGAAACGGCTTTGCCGTCCTCAAAAGGACGGTATCCGTTTCAGCGAGAAATAGAAGGATAATTTATAGCGTGAAACATATAAATTCTTATCTTTGCACAAAGACGCCTTGACGGGAGCATCCGCTCTTATCAAGGCGTCTTTGTGCTTGGAGCGGAATACAGGCCTGCCGGCATTCCACTCCAGTCTCACCAAAAGT carries:
- a CDS encoding YjcZ family sporulation protein, with protein sequence MSEEVRGGYGHPGFTSTGAILVLFILLVIISRSLFI